Within the Naumovozyma dairenensis CBS 421 chromosome 9, complete genome genome, the region CCACAATTTGTAAAAATTCTGCTTGATATTATATATCGACATTCATCGTCCCTATTCTAGGACAAATTCTAATATTACACAGAGCAATTGCATACATTATATACACATCGCTAGATATTTTAGATAAAGACTATTGAACTGTAGTGTTTAAGATTTTTTACAGGGACGGGGGAGTTGTTATACCATTGATATGTTAGATGATATAAATCTTAATATATTGTCCCTATTAGAGAAGTTTTACGGTACCTATATTATGTTATTCAGGCTCTTTATTTAAGAACAAGTGTCGTGAATCGCGGCctaaacaaaaaaagcTGTTCAActtgataaatttaatagaACTAActgtataatatatagcCTATCAACTAATTATTAAGATTCCAAtctattaaatttatcaagTTAAATAATTGTTTCTGATTGTTATATTCTGAATTTCGTGGTGTCTTCTATTCGGGAAATGCATCTAGCATCGTATCTCTATCTCTATCTCTATCCCCTTCAAAATTCCGTCCGGTTGGTAGCTTAAATTAGTATTTATGTCATTTGAGATTACTCAACAGTATTCCAAATGGTGGGTAGCAATTACACCAGTAGtgttttgttgttttcaaagttttatctttcttttataCTTGGGGAGTACCTCCTTTCCTTACTGTAATTTCAACTGTATTTTAGTCCACCGTATTCCTTTAATTATTGCTTGGCGGTAAAGTAAAATGATGACAACAAGTACGGACCAATTACGATATACCAGTCAGGTAAAACTAGTGTAgaatttcttgtttaaaGGAAACAATGTCATAGTGTACACCGTATAACCCGATAATGGTGATAGCTGAGCGACAACTGATGAAGGTACACTTTTGTCAAACTGAGCCTTTGTAAATATGTTTCTTACCCCAGGCGTGGATTATTGCCCATATTGGGTATGAAAAAGGTTTCAAATTGggtttttattttgtaaaatagAGACGAACAATAGAAAACAATAAGGGGATGGTGCATAGACCATTCCAATATCGGTAGGCTCCTAAAGTTTCGTACACTATCGTACAAGAATATATGATAAGTAAAAAACAGTTGTACTTGTGTAGTAGTATTGATGACAAACTGCATTGGAAAGCCTACttttaattattaaagGGCTTCAGCTAGACTGAAGTAGGGAGAATAGAGCTTGTTTTAACCACGAAGGAAGCATATATTCCAATGAATTACttttttaaaatcatttaaaaGTATGAAGTATATATCACTAATTTAAAATAATGAGGAAAAATGAGGTTAAGTAcaatatatcaaaaataCTAGAACCATCGTGTCTTAGGACTTTGTTTTGTAACGTATTCTAATGTccaatatattcaatatattgGACAATACAGTAACAAAATCTGAACTAAATAAAGCATTTTTAAATGGGTTTTGGAAAAAACTACATCTATAAAAGTATACTTCGTATATCTCTTTTAATTGTTATCCAATCGAAATAAGATTGCGTTATATCAGTTTCTCtatctttatcaaaaacaaaatttcaGTGATGTTCAATATTTTACCTTGTATTCAATGAGTGGTATATTGACGGTTATCATGGATGTATTAAATCCCTCATGTGCTGCTTATCCTTTTTATAATTAAATTTCTACCTACGACGTTTGGAATCTTGGTCGTCTTCAGATTGACCATTCAAAAGCTGAGATCTTACCAGATCTCTAATataattttccaattcttgTTCAGCATTGTCACCTTGAATAATTTGTTCCAGTCTTTGTCTTCTTGCCAATGATTCTGGATCATTATTACTCACAGCATCAGGATCATTTTCCAAAGTGTAAcgtatattttctttaaactgtttcaattcttcttcattcaaTCCCAAACTATCATTCTCTACAGAGATCCCagatttttctttcaaatattgaatcaattcaGTCGATTCaccatcttcttctactaCTTCCAAGGGAGTCTTCCCTTCGTTATTCGTAAGCGTAAAATTACCGCCTAATTCCTCAACAATGACCTTACCAGTGGCATAATCTTCACAATGATGTAAAGGCGTATCACCATCATTATCtctaatattaatatcacCACCGAACTCACTACATAAAGATCTTAAAAGATCAATGTGGCCATACGCAGCAGCGGCATGGATGGGCGTATACCCATTAGGATCTTTACTGTTTGCTGTAAATGTCGTGTTTGGAGTGGTTAGGATTTGTCTCACTATGCCTGTCTTCCCGTCGCTTGCTGCAatccaaatattcattttttattcctAGTTATATGTCTGTGGTTATTTGCTCTTCTTCCCGAACAATGGTAAGATATAAATCGTGATCTTGAAGGTGTAGCTGATCTTTATCTCGAGCTTTGCCTGAAGTaagatgagatgagatgagatgagctTTATGtagttttcaaaaaaaacatttttcaacatttgaaaaatttcccATTTGGAAATGTCGTCAAAGTAACAAACACTTCTTGAAAAGTTTTATATCATGTTAACATCAGTCTATGTAAGTAAAAGGGAATAATGTCGGACAATTCATAGTAAAAAATACCAAGCTCCAGTAACATCTTGACGGGTATCATAACGGTTCAGTCAATATGTTGTCTGAGTGCTTGAATGGGCTATTATTCTTCAAGTTTatgaataaagaaaaatagcAAATGAACATTTaaattgttcttgttgttgtttctcACAGGAAAGTAATTATCACTTCGATTACCGAACTGCTAAGGTTCCTTGACCATCTGGTATCGGCGAACTAATTACTCTGTGGTACCTTCATTATCTAAAGGTAATTTGCTATTATTACCTAATTTATTCCGACGTGTCAACAAGAAATACCAATTGGCACATCATTGATTTGTATTGATAAGGTTGAGAAATGGGCGTTTTGAGCGGTGCTACCAGATGTTAAGATAAGTTTTGAATGATTACATCCTGACCTTTGGGGGTACCGCTTAGAACACCTTCGTTCCTAACCATAGTTCAATCATTCGATTAAAGTTTGGGACGTGGAAAGCCAAGGCGCTTCGAAGATCAATCCTACTGGCGTGATCTTTGAAGTGTAACTTCTCGCAGAgaataattgataaaagGCTAGCAGATCTACGGTTATTCGTGGCGGTGCTACCAGATATTAAGGTATTTCAATAAGTCAGTCGTTACATCTTGATATCTGGGGGCGGCTCAAGTAATATTGTATCCTTTGGCTGTATTTTAAAGTGCTTACTACATGTTATATCGCTCATAGCTAACCTTTTATTAGCTAGTTGGTTTGTGTTGAGACGGCAGAGGAAAGATTAGTTTGAGCGGCAATACCAGGTGTTTAAGAGAAGATTTTTTATGAATACATTTTAGGATCGGGAGTGTCCTTTCAAAGTTTTTTTCCATCACTGCCTCTCAACAACGACAGGCGATCGCAATGTTgcattcaattttattagCTTCTTGCCATAAATGTAAGAGACagataaaaaattcaagtTGTGCTACCAACTGTAAAGGTTcctttataattataacGATATCTGGAGGAACAACGCTAGAACGTTCATTATTAGACGTCAGAAATGCAG harbors:
- the NDAI0I00510 gene encoding uncharacterized protein (similar to Saccharomyces cerevisiae YCR051W; ancestral locus Anc_6.319), with the translated sequence MNIWIAASDGKTGIVRQILTTPNTTFTANSKDPNGYTPIHAAAAYGHIDLLRSLCSEFGGDINIRDNDGDTPLHHCEDYATGKVIVEELGGNFTLTNNEGKTPLEVVEEDGESTELIQYLKEKSGISVENDSLGLNEEELKQFKENIRYTLENDPDAVSNNDPESLARRQRLEQIIQGDNAEQELENYIRDLVRSQLLNGQSEDDQDSKRRR